A window of the Streptomyces griseochromogenes genome harbors these coding sequences:
- a CDS encoding response regulator transcription factor, whose protein sequence is MIRVLVADDEALIRTGIMLILGHAEDMEVVAEAADGRAAVEAARRQAVDVALLDIRMPGGDGLAAAEEIARVVPRTKVVMLTTFGEDGYVARALRAGAAGFLLKDTPPAELIRAVRTVAAGDAFLSPQITRKLIEQHLATQTPHAETARTKVARLSEKERQVLVAVAEGRSNAETARALHMGESTVKAHLSQVLAKLDCANRVQAAIVAHDAGLLPPAS, encoded by the coding sequence ATGATCCGGGTGCTGGTCGCCGACGACGAGGCACTGATCCGCACCGGGATCATGCTGATCCTCGGCCACGCCGAGGACATGGAAGTCGTCGCGGAGGCCGCCGACGGACGCGCGGCGGTGGAAGCGGCCCGGCGGCAAGCGGTCGACGTGGCGCTGCTGGACATCCGGATGCCCGGCGGCGACGGGCTCGCCGCGGCCGAGGAGATCGCCCGCGTGGTGCCGCGCACCAAGGTGGTGATGCTGACCACGTTCGGCGAGGACGGCTATGTGGCACGGGCGCTGCGGGCCGGAGCCGCGGGCTTCCTGCTCAAGGACACCCCGCCCGCCGAACTGATCCGGGCCGTACGCACGGTGGCCGCCGGGGATGCCTTCCTCTCCCCCCAGATCACCCGCAAGCTCATCGAGCAGCACCTGGCCACGCAGACACCGCACGCCGAGACGGCCCGCACCAAGGTGGCCAGACTGTCGGAGAAGGAACGCCAGGTGCTCGTCGCGGTCGCCGAAGGCAGATCGAACGCCGAGACGGCCCGCGCGCTCCACATGGGCGAGAGCACGGTGAAGGCCCATCTCAGCCAGGTCCTCGCAAAACTGGACTGCGCCAACCGCGTCCAGGCCGCGATCGTCGCCCACGACGCCGGTCTCCTGCCGCCGGCCTCCTGA